One stretch of Amycolatopsis tolypomycina DNA includes these proteins:
- a CDS encoding transcriptional regulator, with the protein MSEERSFAERLAHLIATVHPPDRKPYSYREIAHGVAEQTGVSMSATHVQQLAVGARKDPKRSHIQALAQFFGVPVTYFFDDEVAGQVDRQVEEVVAWRDSEARNLAQRAMRLSPRDRETVTALLDQLSSYDDTRRRAGRRRKPE; encoded by the coding sequence GTGAGCGAAGAGCGCAGTTTCGCCGAACGGCTGGCGCACCTGATCGCGACCGTGCACCCGCCGGATCGCAAGCCGTACTCCTACCGGGAGATCGCGCACGGCGTCGCCGAGCAGACCGGCGTCTCGATGTCGGCGACGCACGTCCAGCAGCTGGCCGTCGGCGCGCGCAAGGACCCGAAGCGCTCGCACATCCAGGCGCTCGCGCAGTTCTTCGGCGTCCCGGTCACCTACTTCTTCGACGACGAGGTGGCCGGCCAGGTCGACCGCCAGGTCGAAGAGGTCGTGGCGTGGCGCGACAGCGAGGCGCGGAACCTGGCGCAGCGGGCGATGCGGCTTTCGCCGCGCGACCGCGAAACCGTGACGGCGCTGCTCGATCAGCTCAGCAGCTACGACGACACCCGGCGTCGCGCCGGCCGACGGCGGAAGCCGGAGTGA
- a CDS encoding TIM-barrel domain-containing protein, with protein MRTRTARTIRRACALVVAGSAVAAVTVATPAVAGPARQTVVAGNARFQVLSPTLIRTEYAGDGRFTDAATFNAVGRGAFTPTPYTSTVSGGVLTIRTSAATLTYRLNSGPFDGGNLELRTSATLAAPWRHLTCTAGARCEAEDLTADGLGVATDHSGYTGEGFLAGFESTGNSVTADVLAPAAGTYSVSARYANGQGGDGQHVTRTLGVSVDGGAAQKLTLPVTADWNTWAVASVPVTLGAGHHSVRVERAAADSGNVNLDAVAVLTAGAAFPPASARAVTGCPAGVSCEAEAGLRTGSAVVATDHTGYAGRGFVAELNRGSTLTHRVADVPADGTYLLHVRYANGTGGDGRHETRTAPVTANGVTRTLTLPVTDGWDAWQSASVPVDLKAGTNDVVLACPDDTSCHVNVDTVAVTPAGAAAPPPHLALGGYRRGLDGVNGDNGAPSTTEGLLHSDGWYLLDDTPSALYDTRTRAVTQRPSHGGNPYQDGYLFAFGHDYKTGLRDLATLTGPPQLLPRWAYGVWYSEYIDRTAADYRDTILPRFRSEGVPLDVLVTDTDFKAPDTWNGWQFDTAKFPDPAGFFAWSKAQGLHNNLNIHPSIMGSDPQFARAQATAKGKLAKSNCGTDCYVFDWGDPDQLKAYLDLHAGMMRQGNDFWWLDWCCDASRSSLPGVTPDAWINQQYADLAAPATGRGFVISRAYGSLQAGGYGGPTGLATGPWADKRSTLHFTGDTASTWGTLRMEVGVTPAESAATGMSAISHDIGGHNDTTGLRGSETYTSGGQQRQTFKLPDDLYARWVQLGTFQPIDRLHSNHSDRLPWQYGDAAKASATKFLNLRENLVPYTYTLAQEAATTGVPVVRPTYLEYPDEPGAYTAAASEYFYGPDLLVAPVTSPGASATTSVWFPPGQWTDYFTGKTYAGGTTQQVTSDLGTMPVFLRAGGITVTRTADVTNDVQNPLNRVTVTVAPGGSGTFSLYEDNGVSSARSATTKITYGERSGAHTVTVAPAQGSFQAGPREWTVKFLGVPAAPSRVKVGSGWAPSTAWKWDAATKTLAVTVPARPGRAPVTVAY; from the coding sequence GTGCGGACCAGAACTGCGAGAACCATCCGGCGGGCCTGCGCGCTCGTCGTCGCCGGGAGCGCCGTCGCGGCGGTGACCGTCGCGACGCCCGCCGTGGCCGGGCCTGCCCGCCAGACCGTCGTCGCGGGGAACGCCCGCTTCCAGGTGCTGTCCCCGACCCTGATCCGCACCGAATATGCCGGTGACGGCCGCTTCACCGACGCCGCCACCTTCAACGCCGTCGGCCGCGGCGCCTTCACGCCGACGCCGTACACCAGCACGGTTTCCGGCGGCGTGCTCACCATCCGGACCAGTGCCGCGACGCTGACGTACCGGCTGAACTCGGGCCCGTTCGACGGCGGCAACCTCGAGCTCCGCACCTCCGCGACACTCGCGGCCCCCTGGCGTCACCTCACCTGCACGGCCGGCGCGCGGTGCGAGGCCGAAGACCTGACCGCCGACGGCCTCGGCGTCGCCACCGACCACTCCGGCTACACCGGCGAAGGCTTCCTCGCCGGCTTCGAGAGCACCGGGAACTCGGTGACGGCGGACGTCCTCGCGCCGGCTGCCGGCACGTACTCGGTGAGCGCGCGCTACGCCAACGGCCAGGGCGGCGACGGCCAGCACGTCACCCGCACCCTCGGCGTCTCGGTCGACGGCGGCGCGGCGCAGAAGCTGACCCTGCCGGTGACGGCCGACTGGAACACCTGGGCCGTGGCCTCGGTCCCGGTCACCCTCGGCGCCGGTCACCACAGCGTCCGCGTCGAACGGGCCGCCGCCGATTCCGGCAACGTCAACCTCGACGCCGTGGCCGTCCTGACCGCCGGCGCCGCGTTCCCGCCGGCGTCGGCGCGCGCGGTCACCGGCTGCCCGGCCGGGGTGAGCTGCGAAGCCGAAGCCGGGCTGCGGACGGGCTCCGCGGTCGTCGCGACCGACCACACCGGCTACGCCGGCCGCGGGTTCGTCGCCGAGCTCAACCGCGGCTCGACGCTGACCCACCGCGTCGCGGACGTCCCGGCCGACGGGACGTACCTGCTGCACGTCCGCTACGCCAACGGCACCGGCGGCGACGGCAGGCACGAGACGCGGACCGCGCCGGTCACCGCGAACGGCGTCACCCGCACGCTGACCCTGCCCGTCACCGACGGCTGGGACGCCTGGCAGAGCGCGTCCGTGCCGGTGGACCTGAAGGCGGGCACGAACGACGTCGTCCTCGCCTGCCCGGACGACACCAGCTGCCACGTCAACGTCGACACCGTCGCCGTCACCCCGGCCGGCGCCGCGGCACCGCCGCCGCACCTCGCGCTCGGCGGCTACCGGCGGGGTCTCGACGGGGTCAACGGCGACAACGGTGCGCCGTCGACGACCGAGGGGCTGCTGCACTCCGACGGCTGGTACCTGCTCGACGACACACCCTCCGCGCTCTACGACACGCGCACGCGCGCGGTGACGCAGCGCCCGTCCCACGGCGGGAACCCCTACCAGGACGGCTACCTCTTCGCGTTCGGCCACGACTACAAGACCGGGCTGCGCGACCTGGCCACCCTCACCGGGCCGCCGCAGCTGCTGCCGCGCTGGGCCTACGGCGTCTGGTACTCCGAGTACATCGACCGCACCGCGGCCGATTACCGCGACACGATCCTGCCGCGCTTCCGCAGCGAAGGCGTTCCGCTGGACGTCCTGGTGACCGACACCGACTTCAAGGCGCCGGACACGTGGAACGGCTGGCAGTTCGACACCGCGAAGTTCCCCGACCCGGCCGGCTTCTTCGCCTGGTCGAAGGCCCAGGGCCTGCACAACAACCTCAACATCCACCCCAGCATCATGGGTTCGGACCCGCAGTTCGCCCGCGCCCAGGCGACGGCGAAGGGCAAGCTGGCCAAGTCGAACTGCGGCACCGACTGCTACGTCTTCGACTGGGGCGACCCCGACCAGCTCAAGGCCTACCTCGACCTGCACGCCGGGATGATGCGGCAGGGCAACGACTTCTGGTGGCTCGACTGGTGCTGTGACGCCTCGCGCTCGAGCCTGCCCGGCGTCACCCCGGACGCCTGGATCAACCAGCAGTACGCCGACCTCGCGGCGCCCGCGACCGGCCGCGGGTTCGTGATCTCGCGGGCGTACGGGTCGCTGCAGGCTGGCGGCTACGGCGGCCCGACGGGACTGGCGACGGGGCCGTGGGCGGACAAGCGCAGCACGCTGCACTTCACCGGTGACACGGCCTCGACGTGGGGCACGCTGCGGATGGAGGTCGGCGTGACGCCGGCCGAGTCGGCCGCGACGGGCATGTCGGCGATCAGCCACGACATCGGCGGCCACAACGACACGACGGGCCTGCGCGGCAGCGAGACCTACACGTCCGGCGGCCAGCAGCGCCAGACGTTCAAGCTGCCGGACGACCTGTACGCGCGCTGGGTGCAGCTCGGCACGTTCCAGCCGATCGACCGGCTGCACAGCAACCACAGCGACCGGCTGCCGTGGCAGTACGGCGACGCGGCGAAGGCGTCGGCGACGAAGTTCCTGAACCTGCGGGAAAACCTGGTGCCCTACACGTACACGCTGGCCCAGGAGGCCGCGACGACGGGTGTTCCGGTGGTGCGCCCGACCTACCTCGAGTACCCGGACGAGCCGGGCGCGTACACGGCGGCGGCGAGCGAGTACTTCTACGGGCCGGACCTGCTGGTGGCGCCGGTGACGTCGCCGGGTGCCTCGGCGACGACGTCCGTGTGGTTCCCGCCGGGCCAGTGGACGGACTACTTCACCGGCAAGACGTACGCGGGCGGGACGACGCAACAGGTGACGTCCGACCTGGGCACGATGCCGGTGTTCCTCCGCGCGGGCGGCATCACGGTGACGCGTACGGCCGACGTCACCAACGACGTCCAGAACCCCCTGAACCGGGTGACGGTGACGGTGGCACCGGGCGGCTCGGGCACGTTCTCGCTGTACGAGGACAACGGCGTCTCGTCGGCGCGGTCCGCGACGACGAAGATCACCTACGGCGAGCGCTCCGGGGCGCACACGGTGACGGTGGCGCCCGCGCAGGGCTCGTTCCAGGCGGGGCCCCGCGAGTGGACGGTGAAGTTCCTCGGCGTGCCCGCGGCCCCGAGCCGGGTGAAGGTGGGCAGCGGCTGGGCGCCGTCGACGGCGTGGAAGTGGGACGCGGCGACGAAGACGCTGGCGGTGACCGTGCCGGCCCGCCCGGGCCGGGCGCCGGTGACGGTCGCGTACTGA
- a CDS encoding DinB family protein — MAETQRKPVPRNDDGELDTATAFLSFARECVLKKTDGLTEEQLRRVMVASGTSLLGLVHHLTLAEQVWFGHHIAGGPDPGNVGMDVPAGRTAAEVLAGYRAAIEASDAAIRAAGDPGKPAAVAIDGRCHTLRWVLAHMTSETARHAGHADILREQLDGVTGR; from the coding sequence ATGGCCGAGACCCAGCGCAAACCCGTCCCGCGCAACGACGACGGCGAGCTCGACACCGCGACGGCGTTCCTGTCGTTCGCCCGCGAGTGCGTGCTCAAGAAGACCGACGGGCTCACCGAGGAGCAGCTGCGCCGGGTCATGGTCGCCTCGGGCACCTCCCTGCTCGGGCTCGTCCACCACCTGACCCTGGCCGAACAGGTCTGGTTCGGCCACCACATCGCGGGCGGCCCGGACCCCGGCAACGTGGGCATGGACGTCCCGGCGGGCCGCACCGCGGCCGAGGTGCTGGCCGGCTACCGGGCGGCGATCGAGGCGAGCGACGCGGCGATCCGGGCCGCCGGCGACCCCGGCAAGCCCGCGGCGGTGGCGATCGACGGCCGGTGCCACACCCTGCGCTGGGTACTGGCGCACATGACGAGCGAAACCGCGCGGCACGCGGGGCACGCCGACATCCTGCGCGAACAGCTCGACGGCGTGACCGGCCGCTGA
- a CDS encoding sensor histidine kinase yields the protein MDGTSDVQRWVRGWRLRLLDAGLLVYPGVTVAGVLQHSDGAAAVAGCVVVGAFAVAYLLAAAAADRRATRLFWLLVGACAALFALAIPFANADAFFLAAVVLSVAVPRLPRRVALVLVAAAAIAAVVVPWPGGPGWTQAVALVFTVLMVAAFAEAIRANTALVEARAEVARLASEAERMRIARDLHDLLGHSLTAITVKSTLARRLVSAEAARASEEMAAVETLARQALTDVRAAVSGYRDVTLAGELARGRELLRACGVAADLPTAVDVVGPAHQELFGWVVREGLTNVARHARATRCAVTLSESTVEVVDDGVGGTATGGSGLDGLRERVTAAGGYLSAGPLRPRGWRLQVTV from the coding sequence GTGGACGGGACATCGGACGTGCAGCGCTGGGTGCGCGGCTGGCGGCTGCGGCTGCTCGACGCGGGCCTGCTGGTCTACCCCGGCGTGACCGTGGCGGGCGTGCTGCAGCACTCGGACGGCGCCGCCGCCGTCGCCGGCTGCGTGGTCGTCGGCGCCTTCGCCGTCGCCTACCTCTTGGCCGCCGCGGCGGCGGACCGGCGCGCCACGCGGCTGTTCTGGCTGCTGGTGGGCGCCTGCGCCGCCCTGTTCGCCCTCGCGATCCCGTTCGCCAACGCCGACGCGTTCTTCCTCGCCGCCGTCGTCCTCTCCGTCGCCGTGCCGCGGCTGCCGCGGCGCGTCGCGCTCGTGCTGGTGGCCGCGGCCGCGATCGCCGCCGTCGTCGTGCCGTGGCCGGGCGGGCCGGGCTGGACGCAGGCGGTCGCGCTCGTGTTCACCGTGCTCATGGTGGCCGCGTTCGCCGAGGCGATCCGGGCCAACACCGCCCTCGTCGAGGCCCGCGCCGAGGTCGCGCGGCTGGCGTCCGAGGCCGAACGCATGCGGATCGCGCGTGACCTGCACGACCTGCTCGGCCACTCGCTCACCGCGATCACGGTGAAGAGCACCCTGGCGCGGCGGCTGGTCAGCGCCGAGGCCGCGCGGGCGAGCGAGGAGATGGCGGCCGTCGAGACGCTGGCGCGGCAGGCGCTCACCGACGTCCGGGCGGCCGTGTCGGGCTACCGCGACGTCACGCTGGCGGGTGAACTCGCCCGCGGCCGCGAGCTGCTGCGCGCGTGCGGCGTCGCCGCGGACCTGCCGACGGCCGTCGACGTCGTCGGCCCGGCGCACCAGGAACTCTTCGGCTGGGTGGTGCGCGAAGGGCTCACCAACGTGGCCCGGCACGCGCGGGCGACCCGGTGCGCGGTGACGCTCTCGGAGTCCACAGTGGAGGTCGTCGACGACGGCGTCGGCGGGACCGCGACCGGCGGGTCCGGGCTCGACGGCCTGCGCGAGCGCGTCACCGCGGCCGGCGGGTACCTCTCGGCGGGCCCGCTGCGCCCGCGCGGGTGGCGGTTGCAGGTGACGGTGTGA
- a CDS encoding response regulator transcription factor yields MSIRLLLADDQALVREALCALLALEDDFDVVAAVGRGDEVVAAAREHRPDVALLDIEMPGLDGLAAAAVLAEQVPDCRVVILTTFGRAGYLRRAMEAGAAGFVVKDAPADVLADAIRRVAEGERVVDPALAVATLAAGESPLTARERDVLITARSGATIAEIAARLYLSEGTVRNYVSAAITKTGARNRVEAVRVADERGWL; encoded by the coding sequence GTGAGCATCCGGCTGCTGCTCGCCGACGACCAGGCCCTGGTCCGCGAGGCGTTGTGCGCACTGCTCGCGCTCGAGGACGACTTCGACGTGGTCGCCGCGGTGGGCCGCGGGGACGAGGTCGTCGCGGCGGCCCGCGAACACCGGCCCGACGTCGCCCTGCTCGACATCGAGATGCCGGGCCTGGACGGGCTGGCGGCCGCGGCGGTGCTGGCCGAGCAGGTCCCGGACTGCCGCGTCGTCATCCTCACGACGTTCGGCCGCGCGGGCTACCTGCGGCGCGCGATGGAGGCGGGCGCCGCCGGCTTCGTCGTGAAGGACGCCCCGGCCGACGTGCTCGCCGACGCGATCCGCCGGGTCGCCGAGGGCGAGCGGGTGGTGGACCCGGCGCTCGCCGTGGCCACCCTGGCGGCCGGCGAGTCCCCGCTGACCGCCCGCGAACGCGACGTGCTCATCACGGCCCGCAGCGGCGCGACGATCGCGGAGATCGCGGCGCGGCTGTACTTGTCGGAGGGCACGGTCCGCAACTACGTCTCGGCCGCGATCACGAAGACCGGGGCGCGCAATCGGGTGGAAGCGGTCCGGGTCGCGGACGAGCGAGGCTGGTTGTAG
- a CDS encoding rhamnulokinase has product MAGTVGPGVLRVEEVRRFPNGGVRAGPALYWDILGLYRETLAGIREAGRLDGVGIDSWAVDYGLLDERGALLGNPVHYRDARTDGVPESVAAVVSARSLYDVTGLQQLPFNTLYQLVSEGDRLETASTLLLIPDLLNYWLTGAIGAERTNASTTQLYDVRARTWAASLASKVGIPPRLLPPLRDPGTVVGTADELSGLPVVAVGSHDTASAVVAVPASPGTNFAYISSGTWSLAGLELPAPELGDAALAANFTNEGGVDGTIRFLRNVMGLWVLSETLRTWSCPEELPSLLAAAAASPPLAAVVDIDAPEFLPPGDMPARLTAACRATGQRPPSGRAAVVRCIVDSLAMAHRRTIRTAAALTGRSVDVIHLVGGGARNELLCQSTADACGVPVLAGPVEAAALGNVLVQARALGEDLPDLAAMRELVRETQEIRRYEPSGTADWAAAEARLRG; this is encoded by the coding sequence ATGGCCGGGACCGTGGGACCCGGCGTGTTGCGCGTCGAGGAGGTCCGGCGCTTCCCGAACGGCGGCGTCCGCGCGGGGCCGGCGCTGTACTGGGACATCCTGGGCCTCTACCGCGAAACCCTGGCCGGGATCCGCGAAGCGGGGCGCCTGGACGGCGTCGGCATCGACTCCTGGGCGGTCGACTACGGGCTGCTGGACGAGCGCGGCGCGCTGCTCGGCAACCCGGTCCACTACCGCGACGCACGCACCGACGGCGTGCCCGAGTCGGTGGCCGCGGTCGTCTCCGCACGTTCCCTGTACGACGTGACGGGCTTGCAGCAGCTGCCGTTCAACACGCTGTACCAGCTGGTTTCCGAAGGCGACCGCCTGGAGACGGCGTCGACGCTGCTGCTCATCCCGGACCTGCTGAACTACTGGCTGACGGGCGCGATCGGCGCCGAGCGCACGAACGCGTCGACGACCCAGCTGTACGACGTCCGCGCGCGTACGTGGGCTGCTTCGCTGGCATCGAAGGTGGGAATCCCGCCGCGGCTGCTGCCCCCGCTGCGCGACCCGGGCACGGTGGTCGGCACGGCGGACGAGCTGTCGGGCCTGCCGGTGGTGGCGGTGGGCTCGCACGACACGGCGTCGGCGGTGGTAGCGGTACCCGCGTCCCCCGGCACGAACTTCGCCTACATCTCCTCGGGCACGTGGTCGCTGGCCGGCCTGGAGCTGCCCGCACCGGAGCTGGGCGACGCGGCACTGGCGGCGAACTTCACGAACGAGGGCGGCGTCGACGGCACGATCCGGTTCCTGCGCAACGTGATGGGCCTGTGGGTGCTGTCGGAGACGTTGCGCACGTGGTCGTGCCCCGAAGAACTGCCGTCGTTGCTGGCCGCCGCGGCCGCGTCCCCGCCGCTGGCCGCGGTGGTGGACATCGACGCACCGGAGTTCCTGCCCCCGGGCGACATGCCGGCCCGTCTCACGGCGGCCTGCCGGGCCACGGGCCAGCGGCCGCCGTCCGGCCGCGCGGCGGTGGTCCGCTGCATCGTGGACAGCCTGGCGATGGCCCACCGCCGCACGATCCGCACGGCGGCCGCCCTGACCGGCCGCAGTGTCGACGTGATCCACCTGGTGGGCGGCGGAGCCCGCAACGAGCTGCTGTGCCAGTCGACGGCGGACGCGTGCGGAGTACCGGTACTGGCGGGCCCGGTCGAGGCGGCGGCGCTGGGCAACGTGCTGGTCCAGGCCAGGGCACTGGGGGAGGACCTGCCGGACCTGGCGGCGATGCGGGAGCTGGTGCGCGAGACGCAGGAGATCCGCCGTTACGAGCCCTCGGGCACGGCGGACTGGGCGGCGGCGGAGGCCCGGCTCAGAGGTTGA